The Coffea arabica cultivar ET-39 chromosome 6e, Coffea Arabica ET-39 HiFi, whole genome shotgun sequence genome contains the following window.
CATGTATGTACAAGTACAACAGGAGGCTCCCATTCCAGATTTTGACATCCTACCATTAGGAGGGAGACTAAACTCTCACGCAACATGCAATCTGTAACATAGACCGCCATGTGCCATCATTTTCTCTTTCGTTTCCATACTTCTTGGCAACAATAatcagcatttttttttttttgccaaatatATTAGTAGTAATTAACAACTAGAAAGGGACATACCCAAATAAAAAttgcaagagaaaaaaaaattaaaactatgtACAGATTAAAGGTATAATTACTAGAGGCAATTAGAGCTAGTTCAATAGGAATACGTGGTGCGGAGAAGAACACGGTCCCTGAGAATCCCACTGTATAAAGCTACCCTGTTTGCTGGCATTCCCTGCACTTTCCCACCTTTGAATGCTGcggatgaagaagaagaagacgatGAGGATAATGATTCTGCAGCTCTGTTGTGGGAACTTGAACTATAATTGTGCTGCAAGGGCAACTTCTTCCTGTACTCATCGCTGTTGCCAATTGGGTCCACCACGTCCGCAGCAAAATGcacccttttcttctttttatttttcttcttcccaTCTGCACATGCCCCACGATTCCATCCCAGAACGACATTATATTCCGAATCTTGGG
Protein-coding sequences here:
- the LOC113695394 gene encoding uncharacterized protein, which encodes MSSILSSQGMVLATAMAAVSGTVILLAFRLQKSFPPSQLSITVNSLHPPCQSPQPLPRSCISSASSSDGKKKNKKKKRVHFAADVVDPIGNSDEYRKKLPLQHNYSSSSHNRAAESLSSSSSSSSSAAFKGGKVQGMPANRVALYSGILRDRVLLRTTYSY